Proteins from one Sander lucioperca isolate FBNREF2018 chromosome 16, SLUC_FBN_1.2, whole genome shotgun sequence genomic window:
- the tert gene encoding telomerase reverse transcriptase yields MSATDMNHTLDILRSLYPHIQTLEEFANSIVFREGQRAVLIEQSDTNRFKSFVRGVFVCFDKELQQVPSCNQICTLPELLAFILNTLKRKRKKNILAHGYKFLSLAQEERDADHFKFQGDVTQSAAYIHGSDMWKKVTMRLGTDLTRYLLESCSVFVAVPPSCVFQVCGAPVYDRISMTTSSTGFCVQPRSRTHNGARFGRNRGAVTLKRRQGVENPTVSKTRNRRGVRVKERKRKREIDLKDEEEMMTCSGKRRRVGQQEPTHEMQQVCCETAEEEQPMSVEQTLSTKSLENATTGSKQPVEMQTTIIPLEGGPSWRSGIFPPLPPSQCFIRTLGFLYGGRGMRGFLLNRKKKSADGCRRLQGQDLVRTVFFEGLAYLNGLERKPKKLPRRFFNMVPLFSQLLRQHRRCPYSKILQRMCPVGQERDAEQGELSSISQHCAPHRVYLFVRECLSTVIPQELWGSHHNRLLFFFRVRGFLRSGKFERLSLAELMWKIKVNDCDWLKISKTGRFPPSELSYRTQILGQFLAWLLDGYVVGLVRACFYVTESVGQKNVVRFYRQEVWAKLQDIAFRGHLSKGQMEELTPAQVASLPKATVISRLRFIPKTDSMRPITRVIGADPKTRLYRGRVRDLLDILRACVRSTPSLLGSTVWGMTDIHKVLRSLAPAQKDQLQPLYFVKVDVSGAYESLPHDRLIEVIGQALSPVQEELFTIRRYAKIWADTHEGLKKSFLRQADLLEDNMGSTNMKGFVTSLQKRGKVHHAILVEQHFCSDLHGREAFQFFTQMLTGSVVQFGKKTYRQCRGIPQGSVVSSLLCCLCYGHMENILFRDITAKKGCLMRLVDDFLLITPDLQEAQRFLKTLLAGVPQYGLVVNPQKVAVNFQVSGNMGSCPGIRVLSPHCLFPWCGLLLDTHSLDIYKDYSSYAGLSLRYSLTLGSIHSAGRQMRRKLMAVLRLKCHALFLDLKTNSLEAVYKNIYKLVLLHACRFHVCAQSLPFGQIVAKNPVYFLQMILDMAEYANQLIRLSNKGLILGNKAQTGIMQYEAVELLFCLSFLLVLSQHRPLYKDLLPYLHKRKRSLERRLGDLRLARVRQATNPRTPVDFLAIQM; encoded by the exons ATGTCTGCGACTGATATGAACCATACGCTCGACATTCTAAGGTCACTGTATCCGCACATACAGACACTGGAGGAGTTTGCGAACAGCATCGTGTtcagagaaggacagagagcagtGCTCATTGAACAGTCCGACACAAACCGCTTCAAATCCTTCGTCAGGGGTGTTTTTGTATGCTTTGACAAGGAACTACAGCAAGTGCCAAGCTGCAACCAG ATCTGCACTCTACCTGAACTGCTGGCCTTTATCCTGAACActctaaaaagaaaaagaaaaaaaaacatcttggcACACGGCTACAAATTTCTGTCCCTAGCTCAGGAGGAGCGGGATGCAGACCACTTCAAATTCCAAGGAGATGTAACTCAAAGTGCTGCCTACATCCACGGCAGTGACATGTGGAAGAAAGTCACAATGCGCCTCGGCACAGACCTCACACGGTACCTGCTGGAGAGCTGCTCTGTGTTTGTGGCAGTCCCTCCTTCATGTGTTTTCCAGGTGTGCGGCGCTCCTGTCTATGACAGGATATCCATGACTACTTCCTCCACTGGGTTTTGTGTCCAGCCTCGGTCCAGGACACATAACGGTGCTCGGTTCGGAAGGAATCGAGGTGCAGTGACGTTGAAAAGGAGACAGGGAGTTGAGAATCCTACTGTCAGCAAGACAAGAAACAGAAGGGGTGTAAGAGTGAAGGAGCggaaaaggaaaagagaaattGATCTGAAGGATGAGGAGGAAATGATGACTTGTTCAGGAAAGAGGAGACGGGTAGGACAGCAAGAGCCCACACACGAAATGCAACAGGTGTGCTGTGAAACAGCGGAGGAAGAGCAGCCCATGTCTGTGGAACAAACACTATCTACAAAGTCTTTGGAAAATGCCACTACTGGTTCCAAACAGCCTgttgaaatgcaaacaaccatAATTCCCTTGGAGGGAGGACCCAGTTGGAGATCGGGGATTTTCCCCCCTTTGCCTCCCTCGCAATGCTTTATCCGCACACTGGGATTCCTGTATGGGGGAAGGGGCATGCGTGGCTTCCTTCTCAACAGGAAGAAAAAGAGTGCTGATGGATGCAGAAGGCTACAAGGGCAAGATTTGGTACGGACAGTCTTCTTTGAGGGATTGGCGTATCTAAACGGGCTGGAGAGGAAGCCAAAGAAACTCCCTCGGCGCTTCTTTAACATGGTCCCCCTGTTCAGTCAGCTGTTGCGTCAACACAGGAGATGTCCCTACAGCAAAATACTGCAGAGGATGTGCCCAGTGGGGCAGGAGAGAGATGCAGAACAAGGGGAACTAAGCTCCATCTCTCAACACTGTGCGCCTCACCGGGTCTACCTGTTCGTCAGGGAATGCCTCTCCACTGTGATCCCTCAGGAGCTATGGGGCTCCCACCACAACcgacttcttttctttttcagggtCAGGGGCTTCTTGCGCAGTGGCAAGTTTGAGAGGCTTTCACTGGCTGAACTGATGTGGAAGATAAAGGTGAATGACTGTGATTGGCTGAAGATCAGTAAAACAG GCAGGTTCCCGCCCAGTGAGCTCTCATACCGGACACAGATCCTGGGTCAGTTCCTGGCTTGGCTTCTGGACGGCTATGTTGTAGGCCTGGTTCGAGCCTGTTTCTATGTCACTGAGAGTGTGGGCCAGAAGAACGTTGTCAGGTTCTACAGACAGGAAGTCTGGGCAAAACTGCAGGACATAGCCTTCAG aGGTCACCTCTCCAAAGGCCAGATGGAGGAGTTGACTCCGGCTCAGGTGGCATCCCTTCCCAAAGCCACCGTCATCTCGCGCCTTCGCTTCATTCCCAAGACTGATAGCATGAGGCCTATCACACGCGTCATAGGGGCAGATCCCAAAACCAGG CTCTACCGAGGGCGTGTCCGGGACTTGCTGGACATTCTGCGGGCCTGTGTGCGCTCCACTCCATCCCTCCTGGGCTCCACAGTGTGGGGGATGACAGATATCCACAAGGTGTTGCGCTCCCTAGCTCCAGCCCAGAAGGACCAGCTACAACCCCTCTACTTTGTCAAG GTGGATGTGAGCGGAGCCTATGAGAGTCTGCCTCATGACAGACTCATTGAAGTGATTGGCCAGGCTCTGTCACCTGTCCAGGAAGAACTCTTTACCATCCGCCGCTATGCCAAGATCTGGGCTGATACCCACGAGGGCCTGAAAAAGTCCTTTTTGAGACAG GCAGATTTACTGGAGGATAACATGGGATCCACCAACATGAAAGGCTTTGTGACGTCACTGCAGAAAAGGGGAAAAGTTCATCACGCCATACTGGTAGAGCAG caTTTCTGCTCAGATCTTCATGGCAGAGAGGCGTTCCAGTTCTTCACCCAAATGCTCACTGGCAGCGTTGTTCAGTTTGGCAAGAA AACATACCGTCAGTGCCGAGGGATTCCTCAGGGATCGGTTGTGTCCAGTCTGCTCTGCTGTCTCTGCTACGGTCACATGGAGAATATCCTGTTCAGAGACATAACTGCAAAGAAAGG ATGTTTGATGAGACTGGTGGATGACTTCCTTCTGATCACCCCTGACTTACAGGAAGCACAACGCTTTCTCaa GACCCTGCTGGCCGGGGTACCACAGTATGGTCTGGTGGTCAACCCGCAGAAGGTGGCGGTCAACTTTCAGGTGTCTGGAAACATGGGCTCCTGTCCCGGCATTCGAGTGCTGTCCCCTCACTGCCTCTTTCCCTGGTGTGGACTGTTGCTGGACACGCACTCACTGGACATCTACAAAGACTATTCTAG CTACGCAGGCCTATCTTTGCGCTACAGCCTGACTTTGGGCTCGATCCACTCAGCTGGACGGCAAATGAGGAGGAAACTGATGGCTGTCCTCAGACTCAAGTGCCATGCCTTGTTCTTGGACCTGAAG ACCAATTCTCTTGAGGCAGTCTACAAGAACATCTACAAGCTGGTGCTGCTTCATGCATGCAG gTTCCACGTGTGTGCCCAGAGTTTGCCCTTTGGTCAGATAGTTGCTAAGAACCCTGTCTACTTTCTGCAGATGATATTGGATATGGCCGAATACGCCAATCAGCTCATCAGGCTCAGCAACAAAG GACTGATTTTAGGCAATAAGGCCCAGACTGGCATTATGCAGTATGAAGCAGTGGAGCTGcttttctgtctttccttcttGCTAGTGCTGTCACAACACCGTCCTCTCTACAAGGATCTGCTCCCATACCTGCACAAAC GGAAGCGCAGTCTGGAGAGACGTCTGGGGGATCTGAGGCTGGCCAGGGTTCGACAGGCCACTAACCCCAGGACACCAGTCGACTTCCTGGCCATCCAGATGTAG